The segment TTCCGCTGATTGCTGGAGCCATCATGCTTTTTGTCCCACGTGACAAGGAGCAAGTTTTCAAATTCATCGCATTGGGCGCTACGGTTGTAGAGCTGGTGTTGACCTTGGTTTTGATGGCGGGTTTTGACAAAGGACTCAAAGGATATGGCACAGCGAGTCTTCAGTTTGCCGATAAACTCGAATGGATCAGTCTCAACATAGGCTCGTTTGGGAGCATCTTGATACAATATTATGTAGCGGTCGACGGAATCAGCGTTTTGATGGTTTTGCTCTCAGCGATTGTACTCTTGATTGGTGTGATTTCCTCTTGGAATATCAAAAAAAGCGTCAAAGGTTATTTTATTTTATACATGGTGCTGTGTACCAGTGTGATCGGCTGTTTTGTGGCGATTGACATGTTTTTGTTCTACCTCTTCTTCGAGTTTATGTTACTACCGATGTACTTCTTGATTGGTATTTGGGGAGGGAAAAGAAGAGAATATGCTTCTATGAAATTCTTTATTTACACGTTGGTAGGTTCACTATTCATCTTGATGGTGATGATCGGGTTGAATCTCTCTGTCGTGGAGGCGCCAGGCAGTATAGTGCATACCTTCGACATCATGAAAATGATGAATCCTGCTAATTATCTACCAGACTCTTTGCTGGGCTTCAACTCAGAGTGGATGGGGGTAAGTTTCAGAGTGTGGGCATTTTTGTTCGTGATGATTGGTTTTGCGATCAAGTTGCCAGCAGTGCCTGTGCATACTTGGTTGCCAGATGCTCACGTCGAAGCACCTACACCGATCTCTGTGGTTTTGGCAGGTGTACTGTTGAAAATCGGAGGCTATGGATTTTATAGAATTGCTTACTCGATCTTCCCAGAATCAGCATCCTACTTCGGATGGTACATTGCCCTAGCGGGCGTGATCGCGATTATCTATGCCGCTTTGGTGGCGATGGCTCAATCGGATTTGAAGAAATTGATTGCTTATTCATCGGTGTCTCACATGGGATTTGTGATGCTTGGTTTGGCATCTCTCACGATCGAAGGCAACTCGGGTGCGATGTTTCAGATGTTTAGTCATGGCGTAATCTCAGCATTGCTCTTTATTCTTGTAGGGGTGATTTATGATCGGACGGGTAACCGTGAGATCGCTAGTTTCAGTGGCTTGGCGGGTAAGATGCCCTACTACAGTGCTGCGGTTTTGATTGGGTTCTTTGCTGCTCTGGGCTTGCCAGGATTTTCTGGTTTTATCGCTGAGTTTCTAGTGCTAATTGGAGCATTTGACGGAGCGGTCAATGGTGAAAACATCAGTCTATGGATGCCAATCCTAGGTTTGGTGGGATTGATCTTGGGAGCAGCCTACTTCCTTTGGACATTGCAGCGCATGTTTTTTGGAGCTTTTTGGATCAAGGACGAATCTTGGCAATTGCCAGATTTGAATCGTAGAGAATGGCTCATGATCTTGCCATTGGTGGTGTTGGCGATCCTCTTTGGGATCTTTCCTAACCTTCTGCTGGATTACTCCAACGAAAGTATTATCGGGTTTGTAGATTATCTACACACCCAGAGTCAAGCCAATTTGTCACTAATCCTGGAGGGAAATTGAAGCAAACTGAATTCATAGCGTACGTCACCCAGCTGATCGGGGAGTTTGGGTATCTTCTTCCAGAAATGACCCTCATCGTGGGTAGTTTGGTTGTGATCTTGTTTGATCTCATCTACAAAGGGCAACAGGGTCAAATTGTCAAAACGGCTTTAACCCTGATGGTATTGGTGCTGGCTGCATGTGCGGTAGCGACGATTACTGTAGACGGCAGCTTCCTCAATGGTGTCTTGGCTCAATCCGCACTGATACGAAATTTGAAGTGGTTTTTTATCCTCATGACTGCTTTGGTTCTCCTGTTTCCGAATAGTAAAATCCAATCCTCAAAAGGGGAATATCATTACTTGATCTTGATGGTTTTATTGGGAGCCATGTTTTTGATTCAAGTACAGAACTTGCTTTTGTTCTATGTTTCTCTCGAATTGGTATCGATTACTTCTTATGTATTGATTGCTTTTTCTTTTCACCGCAAGGGCTTTGAAGCGGGAATCAAATATTTGCTCTTTGGCGCCATGTCGTCAGGACTGTTGCTTTATGGGTTGTCCCTCATGTATGGCTTGACAGGGAGCTTGGATATACAGCAACTCTCAGAGTTGGTGATGCTGGACTATGACACGACTTGGTTAAACATGGCCTTGCTTTTGTTTTTTGTAGGAGTCTTCTTCAAACTGGCTTTGATTCCTTTTCATATCTGGTCACCCGATGCCTACGAAGCAGGACCCACTGCAGCAGTGGCTTATATCTCTGTGTTGCCTAAGGTAGCCATACTGGTATTCTTCTATCATTTCACATCAGCCATTTCTAACCTAGAACCCAATATTATCGATTGGAGGTACATGATTAGTGCTTTGGCAGTGGGTAGCATGTTTGTCGGGAATCTCTCAGCACTCTGGCAAAACAATGCCAAACGGATGTTGGCTTATTCATCCATCGCACACTCAGGTACGCTGTTGATCGGTGTGATCGTAGGAACTTCTTTTGGCTTCCAAGCTTTGATTTTTTACTCTGTTGTCTATGGGTTTATGAATCTGGCTGCATTTTATTTCGTCGATTGGATGGAGGAAAATGGAATCGAAACTATCTCAGGATTGGCTGGACTGGGCGTCAAAATACCTACGATGGGTGTGATGATCACTGTGGTTCTTATTTCATTGGTGGGTCTGCCTCCTACAGGAGGTTTCACAGCCAAGTTGTTGTTGTTTTCTTCTCTATGGGACACCTATCTCGCGACAGATCAGAGTTATCTGCTTTGGCTTTTTGTGTTAGGTATTCTCAATTCAGCAATTTCTTTGTTTTATTATTTGCGGATACCCTATTATTTATTTTTGAAGTCAAGGAACGAAGATTCTCCTGTGAGTGTTACTGCGACAAGGGTGACATGGATGGCAGTTGTCGTTGCTTTGGTATTGGTGACATTCTTTGCATCAGATGTCTTGTTTGCCATGTTATTCTAAAAATTGAGTATAGTCTGACTAGGTGTATTGCTTAATATGTTAGGCATTGGAGCATTTAGCCACCCAATTTATTGAATTATACCATGCAAAGCATGTAACTTTGACTTTTGAAAATTAGCAATGAGTGATCCTATCAAGCATGAATGTGGCATAGCCCACATTCGACTAAGAAAACCTCTCCAATTTTATATTGACAAATACAACACGCCTCTATATGGAGCGAACAAGTTGTTGCTGCTCATGAAAAAAATGCAGAACCGTGGACAAGACGGAGCAGGTATTGCGAATATCAAAATAGGTCTGGAACCTGGGTATCGTTATATCAGCAGGTATCGTTCCATCGACCCAGAGCCTCTCAACAAGATCTTTGAAAAAGTCGGGAAGAAATTTGGTAAAGCCCAAAAGGAGAGTACCAAAGAACAGTTCCATTCCGAAGATTATCTCAAAAGAAATTATGGATTTACTGGAGAGATTTGGTTGGGTCATCTACGCTATGGTACGCATGGCAAGAATGGATTAGAAAGCTGTCATCCATTCTTGAGACAAAACAACTGGAGGAGTAGAAATCTCGTCGTGGCAGGAAACTTCAACATGACCAATGTAGACGAACTCTTCGATATTTTGGTCAATTTGGGTCAAAATCCCAAGGAGAAAACTGATACTGTGACGGTCATGGAAAAGATTGGTCACTTCTTGGACGAAGAGAACCAATTGCTTTTTGATGAATTCAAGGATCAATACAATAACCTGGAAATCACAGCTAAGATCGAAGAAGAACTCAGCGTGCTCAACATCTTGAAAAAATCATTCAAGGATTTTGATGGAGGATATGCCATGGTAGGATTGATGGGACATGGTGCCTCTTTCGTCGCACGTGATCCAGCTGGCATCCGTCCAGCATATTATTATGCAGATGAGGAGATCATCATGGTCGCCTCAGAAAAACCAGCAATCAAGACCGCAATCAATTGTAATTATAACGATATCAAGGAAGTGCTGCCAGGTCACGCTCTAATCATAGACAAAGATGGTGGATTGACAGAAGAGCAGTTTGTGGACAAACTATTGCCTAAAAAGTCCTGTACGTTTGAAAGAATTTATTTTTCGAGAAGTTCAGATCCTGATATTTATAGAGAGCGAAAAAAACTCGGAGAGCTATTGGTACCAAAGGTGCTACAGGCTGTTAATTTCGATTTGAAGAATACCATCTTTTCCTACATTCCTAATTCAGCAGAAACTGCTTTCTTAGGATTGATGAGTGGGATCGATGAGTATTTGATCAAAAAAAGAAAAGAAATCATCATCGATGGCAAACCAAGTCCTGATGATTTGGATCAAGTGCTATCGTTTAAACCAAGAGTAGAAAAACTGGTAATCAAGGATGCCAAATTGAGGACTTTCATCACAGGAGATGCAGAGCGAGATGAATTGGTGGCCAACGTATATGATACTACCTACGAAGTAGTCAACAAAGGCAAGGATAATTTGGTTGTAATTGACGATTCGATTGTAAGAGGTACAACTCTCGAAAAGAGTATTCTGACCTTGCTTGATAAACTGGATCCTAAGAAAGTGGTGATCGTGTCGTCAGCACCTCAGATCAGATATCCAGATTGCTACGGGATAGACATGAGTAGAATGAAGGATTTTGTCGCTTTTAGAGCTGTGTTGGGATTGCTAGAGGATACAGGCAGGTCACATCTCCTAGATGAGGTTTTGGAGAAGTGCCAGACAAAGGGATTTGAAAAGAATGCACCGAATTATGTGCAGGAGCTTTATGCACCATTTACACAAGAAGAGATTTCAGCCAAAATCACACAGATCGTGAAGCCTAAAGGGATGAAAGCAGATTTAGAAATTGTATTTCAATCTGTCAAGAACTTACATAAAGCTTGCCCTAATCATGAAGGAGATTGGTACTTTACTGGCAACTTCCCAACCCCTGGAGGAAATCGTGTGGTGAACAAAGCCTTTATCAATTATATGAAAGGTGTGACAATGAGAGCTTATTAGGCCATTGTAGCAGTAAGAAATGGGAAGGCTTCTGAGTAGTAACTCAGGAGCCTTTTTGTTTGCTGAAAACAAATGATTTAAGTTTTGACTATTTGTTTGTCAACCACTGAATAGCTGTAGTATCTTTCGGTCTAAATCATACCAACATGACTCTATCATTCAAAAAGCTTTTTTTTGTTCAAGCAGCGATTTTCATCAGTTTTTACATCCTTTTTGTAGCCAAGGAAATATTGATTCCTGTGATTTTTGCTTTGCTGTTTGGTTTTATCCTCTACCCAGTGATCAAATGGCTGAAGAACCGAAAAATTGGATTGGTGTGGGCGATTATCATGACCATGTTGACAGTCACTATTTTGGTTTTCGGCATGTTGTTTCTTTTTTCAGCACAGATTGTTTCGATTGTCAAAGAATACAGTGGATTTGTGGAGAAGTTGCGTGAGGTGTTGGACTCTATCGTTCAATTTTTGAACGACAAAGTAGGTTTTATTCCCAATATCAATACTCAGACCATCACAGATCAGTTCTCCGAGTTTTTCACAGATAGTGGTTTGGTGATTGTCTCTGATACGATAGGGGTGACGAGTACATTTTTTTCGTATCTGTTGCTGACAGTGATCTATACATTTTTGATTCTGCTTTATCATGAGCACTTGACTAAGGCACTGACCCGTTTCAATTCCAAAAAAGATCGGCCAGCTTTTCTGAAAATGCTCAAGGAGGTGCAAGAAATCGGACAAAAATACTTGACTTCTATGTTGACCTTGGTGTTGATTTTGGGCACGCTAAATAGTCTCGGACTATGGATGATAGGTATAGATTATGCTTTGTTTTTCGGTTTTCTAGCGGCGGTATTGGCTATTGTTCCTTATGTAGGGACTACTCTGGGAGGGTTGATTCCTGCCTTGTTTGCGCTTATTACCTATGACAGCTATTGGTATCCGATTGGGGTGATTGGGATGTTTTGGTTGATTCAGTTCATTGAAGGTAACTACCTCAGCCCTAAGATTGTGGGAGGAAATCTCAACATCAATGCCTTGTTTTCTATCCTTTCTTTGATTGCTGGTGGCCTGTTTTGGGGTATCCCTGGGATGATTCTGTTTCTACCTATGGTGGCCATCTTTAAAGTGATCTGTTCCTACTACAAAGAATTGAAACCCGTAGCCTTGCTGCTCGGTGATTCGGACAAGAGCGAAACGCCAGAAGAGGGTGTCTTGAGTCGCTGGAGCAAGACGATTCAATCTAAGTTGACTGACAATTCTTAAACCTGATTTATCGGGTAGGGGGCAAAAGTATGCTGGATTACTACGCAAAAGTGAAAGTCTGATTTGATGATACTGAACACGTGAGTGTGAAAGTACCGAGCGTAGCTCTCGTACCCTGGGTGGTCGTGACCGAGCTGGTGTCCCAGAGGCGCACCGTGAGCTTATGGCTCACGGCCGTCTACTCGATTGGCAACTGTTATTTTCTATTTTATGATAAATACCACTTGAGTCAATTTTTCGTCTTTAAAAGCGGCTGTACAATTTATTTGGGCTTCTCTGTCTTTAGATGCGCACATCATCGGAATAGGGCAAATGAACTCAATTGATTTTATTGCAGCTATTGATTCACTTTTAGTATCTTTTTCAATTTCCGAATCGCCAAGGTTTAATGTTCCTGTGTATGTTTTCTCAGGAAATTTTTCGTCTCCATCCCAGTTGAAATTTATACCAAGCCCTTTTACTGTACCATCTTTAGTAAAAAACACAACTCCAATTTCTTCATAAAAGTAGCTTATCTCACCGCTTGGGTAGTCCACTTTTTTACTCGGCTCTCCAATATTCGCTATCAACTTCTTAACCTTGGTCTTACCATATAGAGGGGTGTCATTTATAAAAAGCTCCGCAGATTCAGTATAACGAATCTTTGTGTCAGACTGTCCCATTACAAAATTTGATGTTAATGCGATTAAAATAATTAATCCTAAAAGTCTAATTTTTACTGTTTTCATTTATTATGTATTTAATTGATGTCAACGGCTCCTGTATATGAAAAGTAGCGGATTTTTATGCACCAATTTTCGGTTTATAACTGACCTTTATTTTATTGATTATATTTGGTTTAAGCACTAAAAACGCTATTTTTTTTATACGGTGTTGTGCCACGTATTTATTTAGTTTCCACTCTCAATTTTATTAAAAAATTCTATTAATGCTTGTGCCGTTAAACGCTGTTGTTTGGTTAAATCAATTTCGGCTGTTTCATCTGTCAACAATTTTCCTAAATAGCCAAATTGAGAGTGATTTCCACCTTTTATTTCTATCAAGTCGGTATTTTTTGGTAACTTATTTCTATTTTCCATTACTTCTGTAACGCTTGCTAATCCGTCCAATTCTCCATAAAGTTTTACAGTCGGTAAAGTTCTTTTCGATAAATCAAAATCTCTCGGATGGGAAGTTCCTAATAAGAAAAGTCCTTTCATCAAAGCGGGATTTTCATAAACGAATTGTGATGCCATTTTTGCACCTTGTGAATGTCCGCCAATTATATACTTTCCATTTTTTAGGTCGAACATAGTCTCAATTTTTTTATAATCCCATTGAGGCATCCTCCAATCCATTTTTATGAGGTGACAGGTAAATCCATTTTCGGCAATTTCTCTGCAAAGAGGTGCATATGCTTTTGGGTCTGTCAAGCCTCCTTGAAAGAATATAATTTCGTTTTGATTTTTTGAATTGTTTGCTAAAAACGTGATTTCATCACTTGATTTTTCTACGGATACTTTATTGTCGTTTTTAAAAGTTTCTTCTGGTAAATTCCGTGATTGATAAGTTGTCCATTGCCAAATGAAAAATACAGCCACGAGGCTAAACCAAATCAACCTGAAGATATTTCGCTTTTTTATTTTCATAAGTTCACATTAGCAAAGCCATTCCTATTCCAATTAGTAATAAAGAGGCAATTAGCAATGTTTGCAATGTTTTTGTTTTTCCTTTTTTTGAAAGCCAAATTCCTAACATAATTTCGATTTTTTTAATTAATATTCCGTTTTTCTTATATGTGGCACAACGACCAGCTATCGGGCGTATGTCCGCAGCTAGTGAAAAGCACTAAAGTAGTGAAATCTGCCGAAGCTCACAACGGTTCCAAATGGCACTGCGTTCTGAAAGTCTAAAAATCCTGCAAGCAAAAAATGGTAGAAAGCACTGCCGTATCTCAGCGGCAGATTCACGGTCGAGTTACACAGAAATCTGCCAGAATGCACTAAGACATATGCCCGATCAGCGTCTGTTATGACCCGTTATTTCCGCTTGATTCGTTGTTCTATGTTAAAGTCGTTGTAGTTCGTTTTGCCCAGTTGTTCATCCTCTATGTCGGTAAAGGGTTCGATCTCAAAAATAAATTGCTTTGAGTTGCTTGAAAAGTTTCCAAATATGAATTGGCGAGTTAGGGCTCTAAAGAATGATTCGAGTTTTGAAACGAGTATGTTATTGGAAGTTTCATATAGGAAATCTAGTTTTTGTGGGTTCATCAGATGTTCGTGATAAGTCTGCTTTCCAAAATGCTTCTCCATGACAAAACTTTCAATGCGTTCCCATTCCTTCTGACAGTCAAAATCTTGATCTGTTCCTAACACAGCATCTAGGTTGAAATATCTGCCTCGTTTGCCAAATTCTGAAAGGGTTCTGCAAATTCGGTTTACAAGTTCATCCCCTGTTATGAGTTCATAATCCATGAATGCAAATGGTCGTTCAACTGGAATAACAATTTTTTCAACCTCACTTTTAAGGTATTCAAGATCGTGACCGTTTTTGTTACCTATGAGTTTCTTAAAAGTTGGAAGTTCACCAGTTCGCTCTTGATAGTTCAAGCAGAGCATCGTTTTAAAAAGGCGTTCTAGACCGTTCGCAAGAAATAGTAGTGGGGGATGGTAAAAATCGTTGGCTCCAGTTATTTTCTGGAGTTCCCCTAAGCCTGTTCGCAGGTATTTAATTGAAGTGTTAACCTCAACCACCAGTGAAATTTTTCTGTATGTCTCATTCATCTCTGCGTTTCGTGGCATGGGTCATATCATTTGAGTATGCGGACAAAAGTTCCGCATACTTGCCCTATGGCATCATCAAATCTAATGGGTTTTTTATTTTATTCATGCCCATCACTGCTACATGAGTATATATTTCTGTGGTTTTTATGGAATTGTGCCCGAGCAAGGTCTGGATTTGCCTTAAATCTACGCCATCTTCCAGTAAGTGTGTGGCCAGCGAGTGCCGCAGGGTATGAGGGTTTACTCTTTCTGCAATTTTGGCATTTTTACCTGCTCTGTGTACGATCTTCAAAACACTACTGCCACTATAAGGTTCACCTGGAGCTCCTTCAAATAGAAAAACTTTAGGTTTGTTCAGTGAATAGTATTGCCTCAAATCTTTCAAAACCTGTCCGCTGAGTAGTGTGAATCGGTCTTTTCGTCCCTTTCCCTGCTCCACTCTAATCAAGTTTCTATCACTAAGTATGTCTTTGGGCTTCAAGTTGAGCAATTCGCTTCTTCGCAGGCCTGCCGAATATAGCAGGGATACGATACAGCGATGCTTGAGATTGTGTATCGTGCCCAATAGAGCCAGTACCTGCGTTTTGCTCAGCACCTTTGGCAAGCTTTCCTTTTTGATAGGCCTCTCGATACTGTAAAACCGATTAGGCATTTCCTTGACCACTTCGTAGTAAAACTTGATGGCATTGATCGACTGGTTGATCATCGTGTCAGAATACTTTTTTTGCACCAATGTCTGTAGATATTCTCTGATCTTGACATTATGGATATTCATCAGATTTTTTTCATTCGGATAGTGATTGATAAACCTTTCGAACAGTGTCCTTACCAAGGTGTGGACTTGCAACAAAAAAGTGGACAAATAGTTAAGCGCATTTTGAATAATTATCTTCCCCAAATTCATCGGGTGTTTTATAGCCTAGATAGGCATGTTTCCTTTTTCTATTGTACCAAACTTCAATGAATTCAAATATTTGAGTTTTAGCTTGAAGGATACTGTAGTAATTGACATGGCTGACCATTTCAGACTTGAGTATTTTGAAAAAGCTTTCAGCAACAGCATTGTCCCAACAATTCCCTTTTCTGCTCATGCTCTGCTTGACTCCCTCTCGCTTGAGATGATCAGAAAAAGCATACGCAGCATATTGCACGCCTCGATCTGAATGAAATAACAAGGCTTTAGTAATAGGTCTGTTTTTGATTGCCATTTTCCATGCAGCTAATACAGTAGCCTGTGTGGTCATCGTCGTGCTTAGTGACCAACCCACGATCTTTCGGTCGTACAAATCCATGACAATAGTGAGGTACAACCATCCTTGCTTTGTGGGAATGTAGGTGATGTCAGACACCCATTTTTGCCCTGGGCCTTCCGCATGAAAATCCCTATTCAAGTGGTTTTCAGCTAATGGGAATGAATGTTTAGAATCAGTAGTAACACCTCTGAATTTCTTGACCACAATACTTCTAATGCCTTCTGCACGCATGATTCTTGCCACTCTCTGCCTGGAAACTTTCCATCCCATATCCTGCAGGTCATCTGTGACTTTAGGGCTTCCATACCTTTGTTTACTGCTAAGATGAACCTTTTTGATGTCCTCCATGAGCTGTTTCCTTTGTTTATACCTTTTGGAAGGCTTGTGATGTAACCAACGATAGTAGCCGCTCCGACTTACCTTGAATACTCGACACATCTTCTCAACGGAATGTTTATCGTGGTTTGCCTTCATGAAGAAGAAAACTTCCCGTCGTTCTTGGAGAAGATGCTCACCGCCTTTTTTAGGATATCCCTTTCTTCCTGGGCATCTAGGAGCGCTTTGCGTAGTCTGGCTATCTCTTTTTGTTCATCAGTCATATTTGTGTTTCCCTGTCCAGAAAAACTCCCTTCCTGATATTGTTCATGTTCTCGTCTCCACCGTCTGACTAGGTCTGGTTTGATCCCCAGCTCCTCGGCTACTTCTTTGGTAGGCTTTCCTGATGAAACCAGGTTAACTACCATCATTTTAAACTCCTTATCGAAGTTCCTCCTTTCTCTTTTCATATGCAATAAATTTAACTCCTACGAGCTTAACTTACTGTCTCTTCAAATGTAGCAAGTTCAGTGTTTCCCTGACTATCCGTTACTTCAGCTCCCATGTAAGCTTACATCAGGTCCCAAGATAGCTTACATGAAGGCTCAAGTAAGCTTACTTGGAGGGTCATATAAGCTATCATGAAGGCTATAGTAAGCTTACTTGCGGATACAGCTTCCTAAATGGGAGACGGTAAGTCAAGAGAACTCACGCTAGTCTCACTTGAGTAGTTTCATCAAGGCAATTGCAAAGTATAACCTTCTTTGACCAGCTCGAAGTACTTCTCTACATTGAATTGGTAGTAGTAAGCCCCTTTTTTGGAGTTGGATTTGTCCTTTTCTTCCAAGCGATCGAGGTAGCCTACAGAGAGGATTTTTTTGCGAAAGTTGCGGTCATCGAGCTGCTCCTGCATGATCTCTTGGTAGAGTTTGAGCAGCTTGGGGATGGTAAATTTTTCGGGCAGCAGGTTGAACCCTATCGGTTTGCGCTTGGAGTCCTCTTGCAACAGTCTCAGGGCATCTTGGATGATTTGGTTGTGATCAATGACCAGTTTGGGAATCTCATCGATGTGGAACCAATGCGCATGAAATGACTCCACCAGCTCTTCCTTTTGCTCGTCCAGACGGATCAAGCTGTAGTAGCCCAAGGAGATCACACGTGCGCCAGGGTCTCGATCTACTTCAGAGTAGGTTTGGAAGTGTTCTAGGAATACATCGTCCAGCCCTGTGAACTTGGTCAAGATTCTTTGTGCCGCTATATCTGCAGATTCATCTGCTTGTACGAAACTCCCGATCAGCGACCACTTGCCCGCCTCTGGGTCCACTTGTCTTTTGAATAGCAGCACTTTGAGTTTTTCTTCTTGGGGATCAAACCCAAATATTACATTGTCTACCGCCACCAAAATGGCTTTGGCATCCTTGTAGGACTCGTTATGTTTTGCCGTAGGCTTGGACGTATTCGCACTCATGACTCAAAGGTAATATATTTAAACGTTTCTTGTACGTTTAAATTAAAAACGTTAGTATTACGTTTAATTAGACTTGACGATAGACATGGTAGCAAAAAACATATTAGTGACGGGAGGATTTGGGTACATCGGTGCACATACCGTAGTGGAGCTACTCCAGGCGGG is part of the Reichenbachiella agarivorans genome and harbors:
- a CDS encoding tyrosine-type recombinase/integrase, which translates into the protein MNIHNVKIREYLQTLVQKKYSDTMINQSINAIKFYYEVVKEMPNRFYSIERPIKKESLPKVLSKTQVLALLGTIHNLKHRCIVSLLYSAGLRRSELLNLKPKDILSDRNLIRVEQGKGRKDRFTLLSGQVLKDLRQYYSLNKPKVFLFEGAPGEPYSGSSVLKIVHRAGKNAKIAERVNPHTLRHSLATHLLEDGVDLRQIQTLLGHNSIKTTEIYTHVAVMGMNKIKNPLDLMMP
- a CDS encoding amidophosphoribosyltransferase — protein: MSDPIKHECGIAHIRLRKPLQFYIDKYNTPLYGANKLLLLMKKMQNRGQDGAGIANIKIGLEPGYRYISRYRSIDPEPLNKIFEKVGKKFGKAQKESTKEQFHSEDYLKRNYGFTGEIWLGHLRYGTHGKNGLESCHPFLRQNNWRSRNLVVAGNFNMTNVDELFDILVNLGQNPKEKTDTVTVMEKIGHFLDEENQLLFDEFKDQYNNLEITAKIEEELSVLNILKKSFKDFDGGYAMVGLMGHGASFVARDPAGIRPAYYYADEEIIMVASEKPAIKTAINCNYNDIKEVLPGHALIIDKDGGLTEEQFVDKLLPKKSCTFERIYFSRSSDPDIYRERKKLGELLVPKVLQAVNFDLKNTIFSYIPNSAETAFLGLMSGIDEYLIKKRKEIIIDGKPSPDDLDQVLSFKPRVEKLVIKDAKLRTFITGDAERDELVANVYDTTYEVVNKGKDNLVVIDDSIVRGTTLEKSILTLLDKLDPKKVVIVSSAPQIRYPDCYGIDMSRMKDFVAFRAVLGLLEDTGRSHLLDEVLEKCQTKGFEKNAPNYVQELYAPFTQEEISAKITQIVKPKGMKADLEIVFQSVKNLHKACPNHEGDWYFTGNFPTPGGNRVVNKAFINYMKGVTMRAY
- a CDS encoding complex I subunit 4 family protein; this translates as MVFDHILSWLVFVPLIAGAIMLFVPRDKEQVFKFIALGATVVELVLTLVLMAGFDKGLKGYGTASLQFADKLEWISLNIGSFGSILIQYYVAVDGISVLMVLLSAIVLLIGVISSWNIKKSVKGYFILYMVLCTSVIGCFVAIDMFLFYLFFEFMLLPMYFLIGIWGGKRREYASMKFFIYTLVGSLFILMVMIGLNLSVVEAPGSIVHTFDIMKMMNPANYLPDSLLGFNSEWMGVSFRVWAFLFVMIGFAIKLPAVPVHTWLPDAHVEAPTPISVVLAGVLLKIGGYGFYRIAYSIFPESASYFGWYIALAGVIAIIYAALVAMAQSDLKKLIAYSSVSHMGFVMLGLASLTIEGNSGAMFQMFSHGVISALLFILVGVIYDRTGNREIASFSGLAGKMPYYSAAVLIGFFAALGLPGFSGFIAEFLVLIGAFDGAVNGENISLWMPILGLVGLILGAAYFLWTLQRMFFGAFWIKDESWQLPDLNRREWLMILPLVVLAILFGIFPNLLLDYSNESIIGFVDYLHTQSQANLSLILEGN
- a CDS encoding IS3 family transposase, translating into MKANHDKHSVEKMCRVFKVSRSGYYRWLHHKPSKRYKQRKQLMEDIKKVHLSSKQRYGSPKVTDDLQDMGWKVSRQRVARIMRAEGIRSIVVKKFRGVTTDSKHSFPLAENHLNRDFHAEGPGQKWVSDITYIPTKQGWLYLTIVMDLYDRKIVGWSLSTTMTTQATVLAAWKMAIKNRPITKALLFHSDRGVQYAAYAFSDHLKREGVKQSMSRKGNCWDNAVAESFFKILKSEMVSHVNYYSILQAKTQIFEFIEVWYNRKRKHAYLGYKTPDEFGEDNYSKCA
- a CDS encoding transposase, producing MKRERRNFDKEFKMMVVNLVSSGKPTKEVAEELGIKPDLVRRWRREHEQYQEGSFSGQGNTNMTDEQKEIARLRKALLDAQEERDILKKAVSIFSKNDGKFSSS
- a CDS encoding AI-2E family transporter codes for the protein MTLSFKKLFFVQAAIFISFYILFVAKEILIPVIFALLFGFILYPVIKWLKNRKIGLVWAIIMTMLTVTILVFGMLFLFSAQIVSIVKEYSGFVEKLREVLDSIVQFLNDKVGFIPNINTQTITDQFSEFFTDSGLVIVSDTIGVTSTFFSYLLLTVIYTFLILLYHEHLTKALTRFNSKKDRPAFLKMLKEVQEIGQKYLTSMLTLVLILGTLNSLGLWMIGIDYALFFGFLAAVLAIVPYVGTTLGGLIPALFALITYDSYWYPIGVIGMFWLIQFIEGNYLSPKIVGGNLNINALFSILSLIAGGLFWGIPGMILFLPMVAIFKVICSYYKELKPVALLLGDSDKSETPEEGVLSRWSKTIQSKLTDNS
- a CDS encoding NADH-quinone oxidoreductase subunit N; protein product: MKQTEFIAYVTQLIGEFGYLLPEMTLIVGSLVVILFDLIYKGQQGQIVKTALTLMVLVLAACAVATITVDGSFLNGVLAQSALIRNLKWFFILMTALVLLFPNSKIQSSKGEYHYLILMVLLGAMFLIQVQNLLLFYVSLELVSITSYVLIAFSFHRKGFEAGIKYLLFGAMSSGLLLYGLSLMYGLTGSLDIQQLSELVMLDYDTTWLNMALLLFFVGVFFKLALIPFHIWSPDAYEAGPTAAVAYISVLPKVAILVFFYHFTSAISNLEPNIIDWRYMISALAVGSMFVGNLSALWQNNAKRMLAYSSIAHSGTLLIGVIVGTSFGFQALIFYSVVYGFMNLAAFYFVDWMEENGIETISGLAGLGVKIPTMGVMITVVLISLVGLPPTGGFTAKLLLFSSLWDTYLATDQSYLLWLFVLGILNSAISLFYYLRIPYYLFLKSRNEDSPVSVTATRVTWMAVVVALVLVTFFASDVLFAMLF
- a CDS encoding DUF7738 domain-containing protein, yielding MKTVKIRLLGLIILIALTSNFVMGQSDTKIRYTESAELFINDTPLYGKTKVKKLIANIGEPSKKVDYPSGEISYFYEEIGVVFFTKDGTVKGLGINFNWDGDEKFPEKTYTGTLNLGDSEIEKDTKSESIAAIKSIEFICPIPMMCASKDREAQINCTAAFKDEKLTQVVFIIK
- a CDS encoding alpha/beta hydrolase, with product MKIKKRNIFRLIWFSLVAVFFIWQWTTYQSRNLPEETFKNDNKVSVEKSSDEITFLANNSKNQNEIIFFQGGLTDPKAYAPLCREIAENGFTCHLIKMDWRMPQWDYKKIETMFDLKNGKYIIGGHSQGAKMASQFVYENPALMKGLFLLGTSHPRDFDLSKRTLPTVKLYGELDGLASVTEVMENRNKLPKNTDLIEIKGGNHSQFGYLGKLLTDETAEIDLTKQQRLTAQALIEFFNKIESGN